Below is a window of Geomonas oryzisoli DNA.
CATGAGGCGCTTCAACGACGGCGACACCATCTACATCGAGCCGTGGCGTGCGCTCGCTTTCCCGGTCCAGAAGGACCTGATCGTGGACAGAAACGCCCTTGAGAAGATCATGCAGGCCGGTGGCTACACCTCCTGCCACACCGGCGGTGTTGCCGACGGCAATGCCATCCTGGTGCCCAAGCAGGACGCCGATTACGCCATGGACGCCGCCGAGTGCATCGGCTGCGGCGCCTGCGTCGCCGCCTGCCCCAACGGCTCCGCGATGCTGTACACCTCGGCCAAGGTTGCCCAGCTGGCAGCCCTGCCGCAGGGCCAGGCGGAGGCCGCCGAGCGCGTCTGCGCCATGACCGAGGCGATGCAGGAAGCCGGCTTCGGCAACTGCTCCAACCACTACGAGTGCATGGCGGCGTGCCCGAAAGGGATCAACGTCAAGTTCATCGCGAAGCTGAACCGCGAGTACCAGAAAGCGCTCTTCAAGTAACAAGGGGCGCACCAGCAGTAAAACGGGGCGGAAGGGAAACCTTCCGCCCTTTTTGCGTCTGCGCGCCCCTTTATTCCTTGATTCAGACGGGGAATTGGCTTAATTTCTGGCGCAGCCGACTTCAGCCGGGGAGTGATATGGAACTTTTGACCTATGTCTTCGTAGCCAACATATTTCTGACCTTCATCGACGCCACCATAGGGTACTACGCCGCACCGGCAATCGCCGCGCTGGCGGGGAGCGATCAAGAGGAGGCCGAGGGATCGGTCAGGGGCATCCGCAGCCTCTTGTCCTTCGTGGTGGCCCTGTACATGTTCTTCAACTGCCTGGCCTTCTTCGACCGAACCCCGTGGCTTTTGTATCTCACCACGGCCGTCCTCGTCGTCGACGTCACGGCACAACTGGTCATTATTCGCAAGGTGACCGGGGCCAGGGGGCGCTGAGGTGGAGGGGGCTGAAAAAAGTGTTTATCAGTCCTTGCTAATGTGTTATTTTTAGCGCTCTGCTTCAGCTTTAGCTGGCAGCAGCGCGCGAGGTAACATGAGCGAGATGCGATCTCTCATTGCGACACTCAAATCCAACATCTGGCAAAGGGGGAGCTCTACCATGGAGCAACACCTCTTTGTACTGCTGTGTCTGACGGCAGCCGCCGCCTCGTTTTTTGTCGTCATCCCGACCAACTATCTGCAGCACCTCCCTGTCTATATAAACGTCTGTGTCGCCGTCTTCGGTGCACTCACACTGTTGCTCCTGCTTGAGACCCGCCGGGATCGCTACCACACGACCATGCTCTTTTTCCTGTTCATGGCCCTGCTTAACCTGATCTGGTTTCCCAACGGCGCCTCCGAGGGGAGTCTCCCGAGCTACTTTTTCTGCCTGTTGATGTATCTTCCCATCTTCTTCAGGGGGCGGACTCGTTGGCTCCCTTTGCTGCTGACGGTGCTCGATGCGGTGGCCTTGATGGTGCTGGAGTTGCAGTTCCCTGAGTGGGCGACACCGTTTCGGACCGAGCAAGACCGCATCGCCGACAACATTATCGGATTCGCCGTCACCGCCCTTTGTTGTACGGTGATGCTCTGGACGCTGCTGAGAAGCTACGAAACGGAACAGAACCGGCTGGTCGGGCTTAACGAAGAGCTGCAGCGCCTGGTCGTTGAACGTGCCGCGGTGGAAGGGGCCTTGCTGCAGAATCGGGAGTTGCTCAACTCGGTGATCGACGGCACGACCGATGCGGTTTTCGTAAAAGACATCAGCGGACGCTACCTCCTGTTTAATGCGGCGGCCTGCCACATGACGGGGAAGAGCCTCGACCAGGTGCTGGGCAGGGACGACAACGAGGTGTTCCCGCAGGAGGTGGCACGCGCGGTCATGGAGATGGACCGGGAGGTCTTGCAGGGCAACCAGGCGATGACGGTGGAGCGGGAGTTGAAGACCGGCAGCGGTGCCCCCTGGGTCCTGGAGGTGATCAAGGGCCCCCTGCACAACAAGCAGGGAGATGTCGTAGGGCTTTTCGGCATCGCCCGTGACGTGACGCAGAGCCGGCGCATGGCCGAGGAACTGCGACTTTTGAACCAGGAGCTCGAGCGGCGGGTGGTCGAGCGGACGGAGCGGCTGGAATCGGCGATGCAGGAGCAGGAAGCCTTCAGCTACTCGGTCTCCCACGATCTGCGCGGCCCTTTGCGGCACATCAAC
It encodes the following:
- a CDS encoding succinate dehydrogenase/fumarate reductase iron-sulfur subunit, producing the protein MNLTLHVWRQSGPKAPGKLEQYEAKNVSPDQSFLEMLDEVNEHLIKEGKDPIAFDHDCREGICGMCSQVINGVPHGGQERTTVCQLHMRRFNDGDTIYIEPWRALAFPVQKDLIVDRNALEKIMQAGGYTSCHTGGVADGNAILVPKQDADYAMDAAECIGCGACVAACPNGSAMLYTSAKVAQLAALPQGQAEAAERVCAMTEAMQEAGFGNCSNHYECMAACPKGINVKFIAKLNREYQKALFK
- a CDS encoding sensor histidine kinase, coding for MSEMRSLIATLKSNIWQRGSSTMEQHLFVLLCLTAAAASFFVVIPTNYLQHLPVYINVCVAVFGALTLLLLLETRRDRYHTTMLFFLFMALLNLIWFPNGASEGSLPSYFFCLLMYLPIFFRGRTRWLPLLLTVLDAVALMVLELQFPEWATPFRTEQDRIADNIIGFAVTALCCTVMLWTLLRSYETEQNRLVGLNEELQRLVVERAAVEGALLQNRELLNSVIDGTTDAVFVKDISGRYLLFNAAACHMTGKSLDQVLGRDDNEVFPQEVARAVMEMDREVLQGNQAMTVERELKTGSGAPWVLEVIKGPLHNKQGDVVGLFGIARDVTQSRRMAEELRLLNQELERRVVERTERLESAMQEQEAFSYSVSHDLRGPLRHINSYGSILLEEFGPSLAPEAKGYLERIRTSSKRMGDLIDDLLELSRIGRSDLKKVEVSLSDLAFGIGCKLQDAEPARRVDFLIEPGLQVEGDRLLLELMLENLVGNAWKYSSVRARARIEFGCCRHDGKGAFFIKDNGVGFDMAYQDKLFGAFQRLHGAEFEGTGIGLATVKRIVERHGGAVWANGVVDQGATVYFTLPRC